The genomic segment ACCTTTTTTGTGGATGATTGGTTTTTTTACAATAAGGGCAAAGCGGAAATACTTGAGATTTGTTGTTTCCAGGCATTTTTTTGTTGTTCTTCATGTTCTTGCCCCTGTTGTTGTTTTGTGATATGGCTTGAAAGGCACCTTCCACTGATTCTTCTTGCCTCATCAGCCTTCTGTGTTCTTGTGCCTGTAGTGCATTTAACAATTCTGCCAAGGTGATACATGACAGATCTTTTGAGTTTTCCAAGGCCATGGTTGTAGCCTTAAACTTTTCAGGGATTGTAACTAGAATTTTTTGAACTATTCTAGAATCAGAAAAATTAGTACCAAGAAGTCTTACTTTATTGACTATGTCAAGGAGTCTATCAGAATAGTCCTTGATAGTTTCTGATCCTTTCATCTTCTGCATCTCAAATTCTCGAATCAAGTTCAACACTCGCATCCCTTTGATTTTTTCATCTCCTTCATATTCATtcttcaagaaattccagatCTCATGCGCCGTTTTCAATGTCATGATTCTTGAAAAGATTGTGGATGTGACAATTGCATATAGACTTGCTTTGACTTTCGATTTCCTTTGTCTCCTCTCATTATGGTGTTTCATTTGAGCAATTGTTGGATTGTTTAGAAGAGGAAGTACTTCATAATCATCTTCTATAGGCTCCCACAAATCATTTCTACCAATATAGGCTTCCATTCTGACAGCCTACATTTGATAATTTGTTCCATC from the Coffea eugenioides isolate CCC68of unplaced genomic scaffold, Ceug_1.0 ScVebR1_2199;HRSCAF=3188, whole genome shotgun sequence genome contains:
- the LOC113756353 gene encoding uncharacterized protein LOC113756353; its protein translation is MEAYIGRNDLWEPIEDDYEVLPLLNNPTIAQMKHHNERRQRKSKVKASLYAIVTSTIFSRIMTLKTAHEIWNFLKNEYEGDEKIKGMRVLNLIREFEMQKMKGSETIKDYSDRLLDIVNKVRLLGTNFSDSRIVQKILVTIPEKFKATTMALENSKDLSCITLAELLNALQAQEHRRLMRQEESVEGAFQAISQNNNRGKNMKNNKKMPGNNKSQVFPLCPYCKKTNHPQKRCWWNPDVRCHKCGQLGHVEKICKSQQQQGKAKAAEN